From Daucus carota subsp. sativus chromosome 6, DH1 v3.0, whole genome shotgun sequence:
AGAATAAATGATTAAAGAGAGCTCTCACCAAATGGAGAAGGCAGATATAGCAACCTCTGCATTATCCATATACCCTGCAATCAAGACTAGAACAGCATTGTACCACAACTCTAGGCTATAGAGATAAGAAAGAGAAAACTATTTAGTATAAAGAAAGTATAAACCATTATCAGTAAATGCTAGAAACTTTGTACTCGGAAATTTCTTACACTTTTAATCACAACCACAATGCACAAAACATAAATTATATCATCAATCTTTTTCTGCGTGTGTGCATGCGTGCTTATATGTGAGTAACTGAGTATACTCTGCCTTGCAGACAAATTTATCACTAGAATATTGGATAAAGATGATGGCAAAGCATGAGCGAATATAACTAAAGTTAAAAAAAGTGAGAATTCAAACACTTACCAGACCATCAAGCCAGATGACAATGAGAGCTTGACTACAGGGAGAATATCCAAGAAGGCAGCTTTGGAAAATCCTTTCCATGAATGAGGACACCAACCACCAAAGATGTATATAAATTCTCCAATCACCAGAAACCAAGATGATATAGATAATGCACTCATCGCACCAGGAACCCCCCAACTGAAGTAAGTAACAAAGAGCCACGACAAAGGTACATGGAGAATGAACTGGAAAACTGAGATCCAGGCAATAAGCTTGTTCTTTAACTGAGCTTGAAGGTACATCTGAATAGTCAGGCTAAAAACAAAATTGTACACGAATGGAATGAACCACAGTGATATATATCCTCCCCTTTTTGCTATAGACTCTTCCTGGCCGAGTAGCATGAATAACTGGCTTCCAAATATGAATACTGGGAGCAAGATAGTCAAAGTAATCAAATCAACAATCCATGACCGTTGCAAGTAGATACCCATCATATGGTATTGTCCTGCTCCAAATGCTTGCCCACAAAGGGTTTCAGTTGCACTTGACATTCCTAACTGCAAAAGGAAATAATAAGTATGATGTAATATTTACAACTAACAAAGAAGTTTAAAAATTCTCAGTTCCAAGTGCAAAGGTAACTGAAAGAGTTTATAGATATTAACTCACCAGTATTCCATTTACAAATCGAACTGTGATGGTTTGCACAAGAGCATAGCCAGCAAGGTCCAGTGGACTTATATGACCAATAAATGATTGTGTGACCACTATGGTTCCAAATGAACCCACTCTTGATATGACTCCAGGTAGTGCAACCCTCCATATATTCTTAGATTCTTGTAAAATCTTTGATTTTAAATcagtttcttcttcttgaacttttggCACTATAAGCCTCTCGTTCAATCCATTCTCCATACTTCTGCAAAGTGTTCCAGAATGATCATCAGAGGGGTACAAAATGTGCTTCTCGCCACAAAATTTTGATGCAAAGAAGTGCTAGAGCATTTTCTTCTATGTTTtgctatttaaatatacaaCTTACCAACTTCAGGTTGCCCGTTTATATCAGTAAGAGACTATTACTAAGGTTTTCATAAACAATTCTATGTGTAAGAATCAGAATTTTTgttaatataaaaataccaCATATCACTCCCAACACCACTAAACACATGTTGAAAAATGAAGCAGTGACATGGGAATTATATTCCCATGGGCCATGGTCATGGACTAATGCCATATTTAGCTACATTTCCTAAAATACAATAAGCAATAACACCATTACTCCATGAATATTTCCATGAACTATGGCCAGAGCAGTTGATTGATTGTTGAAAAACATGCATATCTCCATGGATCCGGATCTAAGATGCACAAGCAGTCAATTAAAATATTACCTACTTTATATTTCTGGGCCAAATGACCCCAGTACCAACTACTACTTTTTACTACAAAATAAAGTAGGAAAGCTTCTTTTTCTCTTCAATAAAAAGGGTGTCTGCTCCTATTGTTTTATTCAACATATTACTATAAATCAAAGTCAGAAACCAACAGACCAGATTCACTTTTTCCGGTGAATGAGGCCTTTATCTTCTACCAGTTATTGTATTAGAATTTAGGAGGCAAGACCAGAGAAGATGATCTTAACTTGAAATATACATGATCAGATATCATGAGAGGGTCAACTTAAACTGATCAAACATGACTACAAGAGTGAAGAGGTAATAATGGAAATACAAGTACCAAAAAAGAACCACAAAATCATCAAGTATGTAATATGTTTGTCAATGATTATAGTGGGACTAAAGCAGAGCCATGTTTTATTTGCTTATCATCTAAACAGAAGTATAAGTGTGCATATAAATTTCAGAGTCTTGATTATTGGGTAGCCTAGCAATATCAGCATAACATGAAAAAGATGAGAAAGGAGATGAAATAAATGCATTATATCGAATACCCACAACAAAATTCAAACTCGGGTACAAGTTCTTGCATCAACTTAAATAGAAAAACAgagggacagagagagagagagagagagagagagagcgagagggagagggagagggagggagggagggagggagagagagagagagggagagagagggagagcgaCTTACAAATCAGGCAGGAAAGAGACCGAGTTAGGCAGGTGGAGCACAAGAGGAGATCGGGAAGGAGAGGGGGATTATAAGCAAAAATGGACAAGTAAAAGAGCAAGAGTGATTAAGAGCAGCAGGATGTATCACATGGTGAGGTTTACGTCCACGTTAGTAAATTTTAACAATCTTTATTTGCAGGTAGGTTGTTTTAAAGTTTATACAAGGCGATGAAACGAGAGAATGTAACAGCCACCGGGTGGTTAGGTGGATTCTATGGTTCTCGTGTTTGACAAGTAGCTAGCTCAAACTTACTTTCTTTTTTACTGGGATTTATTAGTAGCACAACTTGTCTTCTTTTGTTCCTTAGAAAAGTATACCACTCATCTCTTTTCGGTCTTTTCGTATCTATGTCGAATTTCCACCCCACTTTTGTtccgtaaaataataaattaaatttctaaatataaaattttagccGCTCATCTGAAAAAAGTTCATTGTCTTTTAGATGTAAACCCGAAAACACGGGTACAACTTGTATGACTATAAGTCTATAATTCTGTGAATttctattaataaattattttagatattttaatttttgaactaGTTACAGTAACAATTAATTTGGAATGAATGTAACTGCCAGTACAATAATACAAGATGAATGGTTGTTCAGAGTGCATGTCGCGCGTAATCCCGTGTAGGCTGTAGTTGTGTGCATTAGTCAACGAGTCCCTGTAAATAATGGAGACTGGGTTGACTGGTTGGTGTGTGTTTTTTACACTCCAGTCTTGACAATTTACACGTACATTTTCACCAGTCTTGCATTTGGGAGATATTTGGATCggcaagttttaaaatttatcaaatattttctcGTATCATGTTTGCACCATTTAAGCTGATACGAGGACAAAGAATTTTGCAGTCCTTGCTCCTTAAGAAGGCATGAGCAGTACACTGAAGTGAACCCTTCAAGTTTGCATTTgttattcataaattaataatgtatgCAACCTCAAATTAGTAGAAATGCAGTGCTAACTACTGCCTAACGAAACAAGAAACGACACTTTATTTaggacaaaaaaaatatagtaacaTGTGTGAAAGGTTCTCTAATCTCAAGCATGATTAGAACTTTGGTGCCTCTCCTCTCCGGAACTCAAGTAAAAACGGTTGAGACGTTCCTTCGCTTTTTGCACCTGCAGAAATTGAAATTTACGTTTTGATcagtttaaaaaaagtaatgCTATACGCACAAAATTGGCGTTATGCCCTCAACCCAACATTACCAGTATtaatcttttcttttaattcgTGCACTGTTTTAATGAATATAATAGCTCCCTTAACTTTCAAGTTTATAATTACTTACTTGAACATCCCAATCGGTCCTCCATGCTAATATGCACAGTGTAATAGACTGGCAAGCAACTCCACATATCATTCCGATCCATACTCCCTGTACAATCAAGCTTCCATAATCAAATTATACTCAACAATAAGAggcaattttatataatttgatttctaAAGTTGAACAGCATTTGCAGAATGCTGCTGACAAGGTGAAACAGAAACAACCCATGTACTAAAATAGACTGCTGACTGCCTTCCCGGAGTCGATGTAATAGTAGGAAATTGAGATAACTATATCTACTCCATTAGCCCTGATCGACGACTTCACAAAAACCACGGAAAATGGTTTTTGCTTAAAATTGATTCTTTAATTAGTCTCCAGGAAACAGTTTCATTTTTGTAGCTTACTTCTAATTTAGGTGGTACATATCAATTGAAGGAACATCATACCTTTACTTGAAGACCAACAACGTATCCAAGGAAAATTCCAACTGGAACGCCAATCAAATAATAGCAGACTAAATTCACAATGGCAACAGTTGCCTGCAAACCAGCCCCGACCGCCACCCCTGCCAAGGTTTATAATGATCAGGTAAAATTAACTGTCACTGTGAGCGCAGAAATCACTCCTACACTTTGTTATAATGATTATTCTTAAAATCTCAGGGCATTGGAAATGTAAATTGTGGAAAATATGGGACTTGCCTGAGAGAACTGGGTATATACTATTCAAAAACACCGAGATGCCTAAGAGCACAGAGAGATCTGAGACAGTGTCTGCGACTTCCTTGTCATTTGTAAAGAATTGTGCAATCTCTTTATGGAACAAGAAGCAGATAGTAGAGAAGAATACTCCTATAACCAACGAAGTGGCTATTAAGACTTTGATAGAGAATCTCACTGCATCAGCATTTCCCTTGCCGAGTTCATTTGCAACCCTTACACTGTACAAAGAACAGATCAAGgcagaatttaataaatacaGGCAACAAAATTATCAGGAGTACGCCTGTTGTAAAAGAGTGACATACCATGCAGCTCCTAGAAAGCCAAGGCATATCATTAGTTCCCACACGTTAATGTTGAGGCTGAAAAACTACGACAATGAGTAGCAGATTGTTTGGTGTCCCAATCACAAAAAGATTATTAAAAGAGGAGAATTATTACCAAATGGAGAAGGCAGATATAGCGACCTCTGCATTTTCCATATACCCCGCAATCAAGACTAGGACAGCACTGTACCACAACTCTAAGCTACAAGGATTAAGACAGAGAAAAATAATCAGTGTATGCAAACCATTTCAAAGTTGAGCAGAAGTCTTTTAATATGAATAGCAAGCAAAATGAACACCACACTGATCCTATACAGAGGTATCTTCCTTACTCTACTCTCTGCTTAGTGGATACAGAATGATTGCACACATGTGTGTGTTGCAACTGCCTTGtagacaaatttattattagaaTATGAGAATAATCATAAAAGTAAA
This genomic window contains:
- the LOC108227489 gene encoding protein DETOXIFICATION 24, whose product is MENGLNERLIVPKVQEEETDLKSKILQESKNIWRVALPGVISRVGSFGTIVVTQSFIGHISPLDLAGYALVQTITVRFVNGILLGMSSATETLCGQAFGAGQYHMMGIYLQRSWIVDLITLTILLPVFIFGSQLFMLLGQEESIAKRGGYISLWFIPFVYNFVFSLTIQMYLQAQLKNKLIAWISVFQFILHVPLSWLFVTYFSWGVPGAMSALSISSWFLVIGEFIYIFGGWCPHSWKGFSKAAFLDILPVVKLSLSSGLMVCLELWYNAVLVLIAGYMDNAEVAISAFSICLNINGWEFMICLGFLGAACVRVANELGKGNANAVRFSIKVLMATSLLIGVIFSSLCFFFHKELAYFFTNDKEVADTVSDLSVLLTFSVFLNSIYPVLSGVAVGAGLQGTVAIVNLVCYYLIGIPVGVFLGYVVGLQVKGIWIGMICGIVCQSITLSVLTYRTNWDVQVLRASERLNRFYLKSGEETN